The following nucleotide sequence is from Firmicutes bacterium ASF500.
GGAATCTACTTCAACCGTATATGTATCCAAAAACTTAGAGAGATCCCGTTTGTGGAATTGCTTGTTCACTCCGCTAAAAAGATGCTGGCTGTCCGGCCTGCGGAAGGAAAGGGGCGGCACAGCCTGCGCTGGGCACGTTTGGCCAGAAACGGCGGATGGATACCCAGAACGATTTGCGGTGCGGCCTTTATCCCCACACTATACCAGCTGTTCGGCTGGAACGCAGAGTATAAATACTGCATCAAAGGTATATGCCACAACAATTGTGAGGAGTCTGTCCTCCTGTTCTATTGGGAGGACGCTGAAATATTGATTCCTGACAAGATATTTGAAGGCATCGATCATAGATTCTTTCGCAGCGCCGCACGTCGGGCTGTCGTCGCTTTCCCTCCACCGTTGGCGGATTCAACTGGAACCAACTGGTACGCGCATTGCCGACTACAGGATTTGGCTGTCATGGACAGCGGTGGAGACTGGCGGCTTATGGCCCCTGCAAAACCGCCCGCTGGAGGCGGTGAGCGGAATTTTATGGAAGCCAGTGCGGTTGCGGATGATATTCAGCGGCTTATTCCACAGATCCGGCGGGAGGATTCGACAGATGAGGAATGAGAGATACCTGCCTCCGGAGAAAGCTCCAAGCGGCGTTTTTTCCGATGATGGTTTTGAGGTTATACGCAGTCAGTTTTTCTCTAGCAGTTCCGAGCCGGTTCTGTCCTTTGGACGACTGAAAATGTGGGTCAACAGTGTCTGTCTGAAGAAATTTCAGGAAACAGAGTATATACAGATTCTGGTGAACCGCAACACCAGGACGCTTACACTGCGTCCCAGTCGAGAGGATGCCAGGGATGCCCTCCCGTGGTGTTCTGCTGACAGCGAAAAACGAAAACCCCGTCAGTTGTCCTGTCCGATATTTTTTGCGAAGATCTATGCGCTTATGGAGTGGAATCTTGATTGCCGCTACCGTTTAACCGGAAAGTATTTACGTGAGAATGGAGAGCAATTGCTGGCATTTGACTTGCGATCCGCAGAGGCGTTTTATTATAGCGGGGATACGTCCCGGCGATATGCGCCGTACTTTCCCGCTGATTGGCGGGAGCGGTTTGGTATGCCCGCCGCAGAGCACCGCGTGGAACCGCTGATCCATGTTTTTCAGGAATGTGTCATTTTTGAACTGGAAACGCCTATAGCCAAGCTGGACACTCCGGCGCCACAAGAGGCGAAAGGAGATGAGGGAATTTGTCAGACTCTGACATCAACATCAGAAAACTATACACCCTGAAAATTTGGGAGGACTACCGGCGGCTGGTACAGCCATCAGAAACAGACGGGTTGGCACGCATGGAAGAGCAGATCCGCCGCTTCGGCTGCGGAGAACCCGTATATGTCTGGAGCAGGCGTTTGCTAGTGGACTTTGAACGGTATGCGATCTTCCACCGCCTGGGAATTCCTTTCAGTATCAAAAACTGCTCAGCCAGAAACGGTGAGGAGGTGATCGACTGGATCTGCCGCAATCAACTTCAGCGGGCAGATCTCTCCGATGCCATGAGACGCTATCTTATCGGGCGGCAATATCTTTCTCTAAAGTTGCTTGGCGCCCACTACGCAGCCTCCGGGTCACACCACACAGGAAAGCGCCGAAATTCTTCCGCTGGCACATCCAAGTACGAACCCGTACCGATCCGGATACGGGAGAGGCTTGGAACGCTGTACCATATCCGGCAGGAGACCGTAGAGCGCTACGCCACGTATGCAAAAGCAATTGATATTGTACGAACCGCTGTGCCGGAGCTGGCAGAAGGATTGCTGTTTGGCCGGTTATGGCTGACTGTTGACCGCATCATGGAATTGCCCTATAAAACCCCGGAAGAGCTCCAAAAGCTGAAGGTGCTTCTGCACAGCGGAATCGAGTCGCCGGGAGGCAGTAGCTGCCTAGGTACGATATTTCCCGCAGAAATTCGGAAATCCGCGCTCTCTGATGTACCAAAAATTTCTGTCAAGGATATGCCCAGCTACGATCCGGATGCGGAGATTGCCAGTCTTACGCTGACAATTCCTGTCTGGGTCAGCTCCATACGGCGGGTAAACCAGTCCGTGAATTTCAGTACGATATCCTCCGGCGCAAAGCAGGCTGCGCGGAAAGAGCTTATTCTGCTGAAACATGAGGTGGAAGCAGTTCTCCATACGATCAAGAAGGAAGGGTAATCATGACCGACTACAGTGCGTTTGTCCCTGATGTACATTTTGAGAAAATTCCAATTAAAAATCTGGTTTCCAACCAGACATATCAGCGCAACCTGTCTATTGCCCATATCCAAAAGACCGCTGAACATTTTGACGTGCGCCAGATCAATCCGGTCAAGGTCAGCCGGCGGGATGGGGTCAACTATGTATTCAACGGACAGCACACTATTGAAATCGTGGCTGCCGTATCAGGCTCCCGGGACACGCCCGTCTGGTGTATGGTGTATGATGGGATGGATTATATGGAGGAGGCGGATACGTTTGCCAAGCAGCAGAAATTTGTAAAACCACTGATGCCGTACGAAATCTTTATGGCAAATATTGAGGCGGGTAATGACGATCAGATTTTGATCAAGAGCCTGGCTGAATCCTACCAGTTGAAGATTTCTTCTAGAAAAGGTCCGAATTGCGTGTGCGCAATTTCTGCCATAGAATCCATTTATCATCGGTATGGCCTCAACACGCTGGACCGTACGCTTCGCCTCTGTGTCGCTTCCTGGGAAGGAGAGCCAGGGTCACTAACAGCCAATATTATGAAAGGGGTCGCCCTGTTGGTTACCGCCTTTGGCGATAGTCTGCGGGATGATCTGTTCCAGGAAAAAGTCGGTAAATTTTCGTCGCGGGAAATTACTCGCAGCGCGCGGGAACGTAAAATGGGGTCTATGGGCTACGCGGAGGCTATGCTGTCTCTCTACAACAAAAAAACACGCTATCCTCTGCGGTGGACGCAGCTGCATGAACTGCAATCACAGCGTGCCAGCATTATAGAGGATACCGCAGTCGATGAAGCAGATGAATTGGAAAAAGGCACATCATCTGCGCAGATAAAGTCCAATAATTCATGAATGATCCCACTTACCAGCTTTCATCGGTTAGAGACAGCAAAAGAGCGGGGCGTGAGACGCTGATTTCAAACCCCTGTCAATGCGCTATGCCATGTTTACTGGAACACACACCGCCATAGAACCGCCGCCAATCAGGAAATAGGCCGTGCGGTTTTTGAAATGGAGGGGGATGATAAACCGACGCATCATTTGTCCGCACTGGTCCAAATAGTATGTAGTAACTTTTGCGAAAAGAGCTTAGGCCCTGTTTAAAAAATGGCAAAACGCCATCTCGGGGCATCTTTTTCCGCCAGGACTGCGTTGATTTTCCTTGCCGGGCGTCAGCCCGCCTGCGAAAAATCGCCTTGCCTGGCAAAAAAATCTGCCCCAATCAGGCATTCCGCCAATTTTCAAACAGGGCCTAACTGCTAAAAAGTGGATCGAGACTACAAATGCCATTGGATTACAATCCAAAATGGGGAAAAACGGTGGGACCTATGCATATCCGGAAATTGCGTGCGCCTTTTGTGCATGGCTTTGCCCAGAGCTTCATTATTCGCTGGTTCAGTCATTTTTAACGGAGCATAGAAATTGGAGACCTACAGAATGAGTGTGGAAAGATAGATCATTGAAATTCCTGCGCGGGCTAACAGGGAAGACGAGAAGTTAGAAAAACTGAGGGTAGCGGCATATTGCCGTGTTTCCACAAACCAAGAAGCGCAGCAGAATAGCTACCAAGCGCAGAAAGCATATTATCTTGAGATGATTGAGTCGCATCCTAATTGGGTTCTTGCTGATATTTTTGCAAATGGGCCTGTTAAAATAGGACTAAATCAGAAACACCCCACAGCAAGGGGCGCGCTGGTTTAGTCCTGTTTTAATTCTATGAACAAAGAAGGAGGCTAAAATGAGAAAAACGGCTAAAATAGCGGCAATCTGCAACCAAAAAGGGGGAGTTGGGAAAACGGTAACCACGGTCAATTTAGGCATTGGGCTGGCACGGGAAGGCAAGCGCGTCCTCCTGGTGGACGTGGACCCCCAAGGTTCTCTTACCACAAGCCTGGGTTATCAGCATCCGGACCAGATTGAGATTACCCTTTCCGATGTGCTGGGATTCATCATCACGGACAAGCCTGTGATTCCCGGAACGGGCATCATCCATCAGGCGGAGGGGGTTGACCTGCTACCCGCCAATATTGAGTTGTCCGGCCTGGAGGTCACTCTGGTAAATACCATGAGCCGGGAAACGATTTTGCGGGACTATTTGAACAGTGTCCGGAAGCAGTATGATGTGATTCTTCTGGACTGTTGCCCTTCTCTGGGTATGCTGACCATCAACGCCCTAGCCGCAGCAGACGAAGTAATCATTCCTATGCAGGCGCACTACCTCTCCATCAAGGGATTGGAACAGCTCATCCGTACTATATCAAAGGTGAAGCTGAAAATCAACCCTCGTTTGGACATTGCGGGCATCTTGATTACCATGGCGGATATGAGGACCAACTACTCACGTGAGATTGTAGATTTGCTGAAAAACGCCTATGGCAGCGGTGTACGCATATTTGACAGCATCATCCCCCTATCCATCCGGGCGGCAGAAACTAGCGCGGAGGGCCGAAGCATTTACCTTCATGACCCTGCTGGTAAAGTCTCCGCAGCCTACGCCGCCTTGACACGGGAGGTTTTGGCATGAAAAGCAGTGCCGGGAAGATCGCGTTGACCGGCTTAAACGATCTGTTTCGGACAGGCGGCGAGACGGTACAGGAGGTTCCGCTGTCAGAATTGTTTCCCTTCAAGGATCATCCATTCCATGTGCGGGACGATGATGCGATGCGGAAAACGGTGGAGAGTATCGCACGGAGCGGCGTTCTGGCTCCCGGTATTGTCCGGCCCCGGCAAGAGGGCGGCTATGAGATCATAGCGGGCCACCGACGCAAACGAGGGAGTGAGCTGGCAGGCAGGGAGACCATGCCGGTACTTATTCGGGAGTTGGATGATGATGAAGCCACTATAATCATGGTGGACAGCAATCTCCAGCGTGAGAAGATTCTGCCCAGTGAGAAAGCCTTTGCCTATAAGATGAAATTGGAAGCCTTGAAACATCAAGGAAAACGGCATGATCTCACTTTAGCACTAGTG
It contains:
- the soj_2 gene encoding Sporulation initiation inhibitor protein Soj, whose protein sequence is MRKTAKIAAICNQKGGVGKTVTTVNLGIGLAREGKRVLLVDVDPQGSLTTSLGYQHPDQIEITLSDVLGFIITDKPVIPGTGIIHQAEGVDLLPANIELSGLEVTLVNTMSRETILRDYLNSVRKQYDVILLDCCPSLGMLTINALAAADEVIIPMQAHYLSIKGLEQLIRTISKVKLKINPRLDIAGILITMADMRTNYSREIVDLLKNAYGSGVRIFDSIIPLSIRAAETSAEGRSIYLHDPAGKVSAAYAALTREVLA
- the noc_3 gene encoding Nucleoid occlusion protein, whose amino-acid sequence is MKSSAGKIALTGLNDLFRTGGETVQEVPLSELFPFKDHPFHVRDDDAMRKTVESIARSGVLAPGIVRPRQEGGYEIIAGHRRKRGSELAGRETMPVLIRELDDDEATIIMVDSNLQREKILPSEKAFAYKMKLEALKHQGKRHDLTLALVVPKLPARDKIAQDAGEKSGMAITRYIALTKLISPLLVLVDEEKLSLTSAADYISDLTDQEQRILVSVMDKLGVIPTRSQLVKIREQRKTEVLTITAIETLLSTDRPSAVQVIFKQARLHQYFPQSYTARQMEEVIVSLLEAWSVQQGA